From the Juglans microcarpa x Juglans regia isolate MS1-56 chromosome 3D, Jm3101_v1.0, whole genome shotgun sequence genome, the window ctcatcatccgTCGACGGCGCAATTCCATTGAATTTCTAAAAACCACAGACGGGGTTTGGCTGAATTCAAGAGAGGATATTGGGAATAATATATATGGTTGAGCACTTTAAACAGATATACTCCTCTACCAACCCCCAATTTCCACAGGACCTCCAGGAAAAAATTACACCAGTAATCACGGAGGAGGACAATAGTCTTCTATGTGCTATCCCAGATGAGCAGGAGATATGGGAAGCTCTCAAAGCTATAGGATCAAAAAAAGCCCCGGGGCCCGATAGGATAACAGCTCTCTTCTTTAAACACTATTGGGAGATTATCAGCGCGGAACTCATTGATTCAGTAAGGTCCTTCTTCATCTCGGgtttgattttgaaaagaatCAACCATACCAATATCACACTGATTTCCAAGTCAGACAATGCGTGCATGGTAGGACATTATAGGCCAATAAGCCTATGCAATGTCACGTACTAAAACAGGGCGCTATAtcaacgaaaaaaataaaaagctcgaagccccaaaacaaaaaggtatcccccaaataaaaaacaaacaaaaaagaaaaaaaaaaggaaaacggaaagaaaggaaaacagaaaaataatccCGGTATCTATGTGCGACAACTCACAACAGTATGCAACTCCATGCTAACAACACATTACACATTCCCTTGAAACTCAGTACTGCACCATGCCATCTTCGGGTATGTTTCATCACGCAGAGGGCGCAAactgcaatatttttttttttcctccacctTAAAATAGATTTTCCAGCTTCCATGAGACCATGGTTCCCACGTTCCCATTCGTATACTGCAGGACCGCTTTGTCATATGAAGCTGGTGTTTTCCAGTGTGCCCAAGGCGGCAGAAGCTTTCCGCACTTTACTGTCAAAGCCTAGCCTTGCATGCAGATGCAAAAGAATTCGCATGTCATGCCAATTTATCACTTGCATGCACCCGAGCCCGGCCGGGATTAAGAAGTGATTCTGACATCTTCCATccctaccaaaaaaaaaaaaaataacgctTCAGATAACATGCATTTTAAAAAGAGGTGCTTATCATATCCAACAATCAGATTAATACAACTTGGCATGGTGATTAAACCTAAGTCCAAATAGGCATAAGCTTCACGGAAATTGATTTCCCCATCCCCACCACCTTTTTTTCAACTTGTGGTTAGTGTCGTCAAGATCTTTGCCTATGAAAAGTTTAAGAAATTCAAAGCTGGCTTCTTTTAGAAGTTGAAAAGGCTTTATGCTTTCCAATTTGAACGCATCAAACACCCTTGTAATCCAGCTCAAAGCATTTCCAATTTGAACACATCAAACACCCTTGTAATCCAGTTCAAAGCACCTTCAGGTGCGTTGAAATCACTTGCAAGATTATTACTGGAAATAAGAGGCACTGGAACCATTAGTTGGTTCAGCATTTTCCACTTATCACTGCAAGAGAGCAGTTTTTATCGTTATTCAGGAGATTTTCTCCATTTCGCATTTTGGATACAATTCCATGTTAAAAGAATTATGCCATATAAGACACATCTCCAATAGATACAACCACTTTTGGTACAATATTGCACCCAACCCAAAATGTCAtacttttcttttgattttcttaaTCATTTCATACAAGATGTAAAGGCCAAGTTCATCATACAAGCATCACTATGTaggaaaattttttaaaaagatttttcagCCAAAAAAAGGCCCACCAACGTGTTTTTTCAGCAGCCTCTGAGATTCACCCCAATGTCATATTGCATGTATTAGCAGTTTTTTCAAGAACCACTTGAACACTCCCTCAAGAGCCAAACAAACATTTCATATCAACAAGAAAATAGGACGAGTGAACTCAAATGGGCACCACCGAGTGGTTGTTAATATCAACAGTACATAATGAGACCTCCTAAGCAAGTGATTATGTAATACCACCttctgataagtgataagggtaggtggtgtatgggatcctacatgcttgggaatgagaagttcgtGCTCTTTTATAATGCTCCAATGAggttctaattgtatcattgactaatccttttggagtataggctatgtggCTTGGACCTTCTATTGGAGgcttacaaatagtatcagagcctatcccaaccagaaatgtgagacttgagccgtgccacctacaacgaactagcccgacgaggacgtcaaGAATATaaggggggagattgtgatactgATAAGTGAGAAGGGTAGATGATGTATGAGACTCCATATTTAGGGGTGAGCACTGATTGAATCGGAGTCGGTATCTcctaaatccgactccgacttgccTAAATGTGGATTGTCGAAGCAGAGTCAGATTTgggctttatttttttctggcTTTCAAGATTCAAGTTTActaaaaacattacaaaaaaacaaaaaaaaaaaaaattagatatgaaaaaaccaaaaatataactaaaaatatttcatatgctatgcaaacctaaaaaattaaaaaaaaaatggtattatgttattatattatactagtgtccaatttatatataacttatttctatactagacttatttctaatgtctaattacttgtttttattctcgtaaattagtattatgtgttattaacttattatattagacttatttttaaactagtgtctaatttatttctatgctagacttataccatagtgtctaattacatgttattatacattagtattacatttttattatactagtgtctaacttaatTCTATAGTAAACTTATTTCTAatgtttaattacatgttagtATGTTATAGTATTACGCgtaattaacttattatattagactgatttttatactagtgtctaacttatttatatacttgattatgtatgatAGTAATACGATGATGTTTACATACACTAAACTagtagtctatttatattatagtataagtatattattttataaacattagctcatactagtacattattgaatttaaccatataagttctagttatataactatataaccacactagtatatatgatcaatatataaataatacatatttcAATAACATATGTATAATATGGGAGTTGGAGTCGGTGGGtaaagtcagagtcggaggatAAAGTCGAAGTCGATTAGACAACACCttcgactctgactctgactacaaaatccaaaaaaaatctgACACCAATTCCATTTTGTTGGAGCTCTGACTTCAGCGGTGCAGAGTCGAAGCAAAATCAGACTCGGACTCGGACTCGGATTTTCTGATTTTTACACAGCCCTAACCACATTGCTTGGGGAGAATatgttattgctctttataatgtttcaatagggctccaattgtatcattgactagtccttttggagtataagccatgtggcttgggccttctattggggcgtttATAAATTAGCAGTCTCAGCCCTTCCAGGATGGAGGGTGACTCGGACTTCCTGGATGGAGGGTGATTCAGCATTTCTCTACACTATGTTCCACTTCACTTTACATTACATACTAAGCACATTTAGCTGGAAATGTCCAGAAGCAGGCTTATTAAACACCTTatgttttatagtttttaattaatagcACATGAGTTTGCTAACCAGCATCGCTTTCAGGATACAAGCAGGTAAATTTCTCATATTTGTAAATTTCAATGAACTGGTAAGCCAACCACTTTAAAAGCTCATGCGTAAGGCAAAGGATGCATAAGAAGAGCTTAAACTAAACATCATTGCAAATTCTCtcagaggaaaaagaaaaagataggcTGATTTCCACGTACCTCCTCTGCAGCTTTGCTCTTGAAAATCCCATAAGAGGCTGAGACCATCTTACATGACTCTACAACATGAGCCTCAAGATCTGTTGTTGGGGACACAATATCTGAATAGCCATACTCACTCTGCTTCCGTGCAGAAAGATGACTCTTATTTGATTCTTGTATAAAATGCAGAAGCATGTGAGCCTGTTAGACAAGGTGAATGCATcttaaaccaaaaatatatgaaaaaaagactCATGGTTAATGAAACGGgtacacaaaaagaaaaatatatatatatataagtcaatATATCTTACATGAAATGCTGCTTTCAGAATGTCATCTGACTTTGCCTGATCTTTGAGCAATGCATATATTTTACCCTTTGAAGAATTATACGTCACAATGTATCTCTCTTTCTGTCTCCAATCAAGAggagataataaatatatacaagagagacacaaggcaaatttaaaaaaaaaaaaaaatactgctgAATCCATGAGAGAGAATGATTGAAATTATTCTTCACAAAAAGCGGCATACCTCAAAAAGAGGCTCTATGGCAAGATATGCACCCGGGTCTTGGAATGCATCCCTGAAACTTGGTCCTGCCAAACAGTTGGAGAAAACTTCAGATTGACCTCCCAGGAACAAGAGGGCCATAATCAAGAGCAAAATCTTGCAATATCAATTCTTTACACATACCAAGAACAATAGGCCCATCTTTCAACCACAGAAAACTGAATATGTTTTCGTTCATATTCCCCTCCTGTAATGAGGGAACTCTTCCTGCAAATGGGAAAAACAAAAGCATGATTAagccattaaatcataaaatacacTTCTTGTGCTCATATAGAGAATTACTAGGACTCatttagaaaataatgaaatgaacaTCAGAGAGctaaaaagaaagggaaggaaaaattGTGGATCCACAGTAAACCACTTATGGTGAGTCTAGGACCTGTCTTAAGGAAGGAATCTACTGCCACAGTGAATCTGGCTCGGTTCAATGTGTGCAACACTACAGATTTAACCTGAAGGAAAACATAGATGCAATACACATGGCTAAATTAACATCCACAAATGAAAGAGGCAGGGAAGAATGCTAAACAAATGCGTTATTTATACACAATCTAACCTCTTGGTAAGAGCTGAGGACATATCCGCAAGAAAGTAAGGCAAAAGTAGTGACCAAGGATGGGTTTCTTTTTGAGATCATTATGCTCAGCCCAGTTCCCAGcttcccaatacaaaatattcaCCCACATCAATTTCAGATGAATTATATCATGCATAAGAAAGTTTTTATAATAGaggctttaaaaataaaaactaacgTAACTatggagggaaaaaaattggaaaagacTGCCAGCAAACATGATAGAGGCCCACTTTTTACAGCTTTCCATTGAAAAGTGAATCAGtaacaagattttttttaattatttatatataggtaataaataaaaaacagctCAACAAATTATATGAGTTTATGAATTAAAagtttttgagatttgtttgaCACGAAATTTAGCATGTGTTAAGCACAAAGAAAATTAACCTACTTGCGGAGATCAAAacaataatccaattaaaagtAATTAAGTGGTGTGATGTTATTAAAGACTTGCATGATATATAACCTGAACCTAACCTTATACAAATATATTCCAAGGATATAACTGAAATTCAGACTCAAAGACATTCTGTTAAAAAGCAATCCAATTAGAACTAATTGACAGATGGACTTTTTGGTTCCAGATAGTCAGTTAATACTTTCAACACTCTTATATGAGATTTTGacacattaaatatataatgaataattctacttatcatcctcacacaccacacctattttaattttttttttcatttttcctataacaactatgtggtgtatggataataagtagaacaactcaattagtttaacaataataaaataaaataaaaaataatattaaaatatgtaaagtgtgtggtgtgggatgatgagCATCCCTCTAAGAGGTTATGGCTGCCAACAATTAGATACTTCAGAAAACCAGAAAGAGACCATGTAGTCTGtagatggaaaaataaatttttgaagagagagagagtctcaAAACAGTGTTTCGGGCCCCACAACTTCATTCAGTAGACCCATATTACAGTCCTAGTATTATAGATATTATctgaaaaaaatggagaagGAAGTTTGATAAGCATACTAGATCTGCAATATTTCCAACACATTCTCCTTTAGCAGTGACATCCCCAATGTTTTCTCCTTTAGCAAAGGCTTTGTAAATTGGTGTGCGAGTTGATGTTGAGGTTACAGCAGCAACATTCTACAAGCAAAGAGTACGGAATATGAGAGTACAGAAATGATATGAACACAATAGATAGCGTCATGAAAAAACTAGGAAAACCTTCGCCACATTAGCAGCACAAGCCAAAGGAAGAAACAGGTGTGGCACAGCTGAAGTCGCCAACTCCACAGCAGCACCCACTTCCATAAGAAGATCACCCGCAAATCGCAGCTGTAACACAACATTAATTTCAGATAGATGGCCTTAAAAGCCGGGAGATGTCAGGTTGGAATTTGACTGCCAAACTGAGCAGAAcagcaattaattaattaaacctgTTTTAGGTCAAAATCAAACTTCTTTCCTTGGCGGGCAAAAAGCATTTTTCCAACACGACCAGCACCATCCTACAGATAATTTAACATTGTGAaaatatgttggccattttatTAAGAAGACCACACTCAATATCAATGAGAAGGGCTGAAAAACAATGAACTAAAGTAAGACAAGGAACTAAATTTTCATTTAGGAGAGAGctctttcttcttcccaatCTACTAAGCTCCAATTGGATGTCAGCATTAGTCTAAATCACATATAGTATTGAGAACAAGGTTGTTTATAATTTGCAACCTAGTTATGTAAATTATGAGTAATGAtaggtacaagtctcaaatagacaagcctCGCACAAGCCCTTTGTAAAAATGTGGGTCCCACTAACaaagaatagttttttatagtttttttaggcgggtccacttttttataaggCTTGTATGGGGTTTGACTATTTgggacttgtacaaatcatttctcgtaaattatttttggaagtGGTAGAGCACAACACTTCAAGTTAAAAACTTGAGAATAAACAGACAAAAAGTGACATATTATATCAATTTTTCGATCTATATACGTACAGATTTCTAAAGGTAGTATGGCACATAAaccaaggaaaaataaaaatagtccAAATAATAGAAACCCGTAGGCACTCAATTGAACAAATTCAGATTTCAAGTATGAGCAGCACACACCATTTATTTGGACACCTACCACCAGTGCATGAAGCGCAATAGAGATGATATCATCTCTTATCATCCAAACTGAAAACTACATGTAGCACCTCGGAAATAAATACCGAACTGAAGACTCCAGATGACAATAAAAATTGTCATATTAAGAGAACTGCAGCTATTCATAAGGGGAAATAACCTCCCATATGTTCTCTTAGAGATGTtctaataaaatagttttttccaCGAGAGAGGTTCAATTCCTTGAACACAGCTATGGAACCAATGTGGAGTTGGCTACTTGACTAAGCAaactatttcaaatattttcggTAGGATACCAAGAAGATGAAATGGTATTGTGTATCCTCCAAGTCCTAAGTGATCATATGTTTCCTTGATGTTTATTCATTGAGTTATTCTCATTCTCATGAGTTCATTTATTGAACACCTATAACTTGTGCAGGAAGAGGTCTTCATTACACGTGCAAACTGGACACCAGATACGTTACActaaaactaataaatatagtTCACTGAGATCATGAGATGTGATATTGAGATGCCCTTAGTTAAAATGGCATAAAGACAGATTCTCCAACACCTCGACTTCTTGTTTCGCTTCAATAGATGGACTTGTGCacatattagattttatttataaatttgaaaaaaccatCTAACATGTGAACATACTATATGTGAAGGCATACATCCAA encodes:
- the LOC121255704 gene encoding protein root UVB sensitive 6, giving the protein MAAPPPIKLKQSSPKSAAHTLTSTTSSSSAHDARLLVRETLRISANLASSPPDSAPHPPSSYSSLLHSSDNLGLLQDDFVNSSLRFICCEEIDGRRWNYLAEKDASGSFKKGSIRARLSYTPQVPPIEELMSFVRSYVLPEGFPDSVTPSYVPYMTWRALKHFFGGAMGVFTTQTLLSSVGVSRRATPGAVAINWILKDGAGRVGKMLFARQGKKFDFDLKQLRFAGDLLMEVGAAVELATSAVPHLFLPLACAANVAKNVAAVTSTSTRTPIYKAFAKGENIGDVTAKGECVGNIADLLGTGLSIMISKRNPSLVTTFALLSCGYVLSSYQEVKSVVLHTLNRARFTVAVDSFLKTGRVPSLQEGNMNENIFSFLWLKDGPIVLGPSFRDAFQDPGAYLAIEPLFEKERYIVTYNSSKGKIYALLKDQAKSDDILKAAFHAHMLLHFIQESNKSHLSARKQSEYGYSDIVSPTTDLEAHVVESCKMVSASYGIFKSKAAEEGWKMSESLLNPGRARVHASDKLA